A stretch of the Balneolales bacterium ANBcel1 genome encodes the following:
- the glgB gene encoding 1,4-alpha-glucan branching protein GlgB encodes MKHKFLDHDQINALEGADHSDPFSVLGPHAASKGKKKGFIVRTLQPNAEKVNIWLEESTSNQEMQRISDGGVFEIFLEGAKEPPSYSYEIFPFEGASYKIVDPYSFGPTLSDHDLHYWGEGTHRKTYEWMGAHLMTIDGVSGTRFVVAAPGAKRVSVVGTFNDWDGRRHPMRKYHEQGLWEIFIPGISEGDIYKYEIAVPDQDVPLLKADPYAFYSELRPRNASIVKNIDTYEWNDQEWMAGRSKGFGEPMSIYEVHLGSWKRNEISPNGFPTYRELAEELVPYVKDLGYTHIELLPVSEHPYDPSWGYQTTGYFAPTSRFGEPEGFMHFVDTCHQAGIGVIIDWVPAHFAKDDHGLRLFDGTALYEHADPRQGEHRDWGTLIFNFGRTEVINFLISNAVYWCDKYHIDGMRVDAVASMLYLDYSRENEEWVPNKFGGRENIEAIDFLKRFNEILNEEFEGVVTMAEESTSWPMVSRPTYAGGLGFDYKWNMGWMNDTLKYMAIDPIFRKYHHNQLTFSMIYAFTENFLLPLSHDEVVHMKRSLVSKMPGDDWQKFANLRLLYTYMYCHPGKKLLFMGSEIAQWAEWNSEKSLDWGLLNYERHKGIQTLVRDLNKLYREQKPLHQIDFDWSGFQWVDFTDADSGIIAYIRRGVNDYDSVVCIFNFTPQVHYDYSIGVPREGNYRILFNSDSEFYGGSNFGNTELAAEAEECHNQPARLKINIPPLAGVIIKSL; translated from the coding sequence GTGAAACACAAGTTTTTAGATCACGATCAAATCAATGCCCTTGAAGGGGCCGATCATTCCGATCCGTTTTCTGTCCTTGGTCCCCATGCTGCGAGCAAGGGAAAAAAGAAGGGCTTTATAGTTCGCACTCTCCAGCCTAACGCAGAAAAAGTGAATATATGGCTTGAGGAGAGCACATCCAATCAGGAGATGCAGCGGATAAGCGACGGCGGGGTATTTGAGATTTTTTTAGAAGGGGCCAAAGAGCCGCCCTCGTATTCGTATGAGATTTTCCCCTTCGAGGGTGCCTCTTACAAAATCGTGGATCCCTACTCATTTGGCCCGACACTTAGCGACCATGACCTCCATTACTGGGGAGAAGGGACCCACCGCAAAACCTATGAGTGGATGGGTGCGCATCTGATGACCATCGACGGGGTGTCCGGCACCCGTTTTGTTGTTGCGGCCCCCGGCGCCAAAAGGGTCAGTGTTGTCGGCACGTTTAACGACTGGGATGGCCGACGCCACCCCATGCGCAAGTATCATGAGCAGGGGCTTTGGGAAATTTTCATACCGGGCATCAGTGAGGGGGATATCTACAAGTACGAGATAGCGGTTCCCGATCAGGATGTACCCCTGCTGAAGGCCGATCCCTATGCCTTTTATTCCGAATTACGGCCGAGAAACGCATCCATCGTAAAAAACATCGACACCTACGAATGGAACGATCAGGAGTGGATGGCGGGCCGGAGCAAGGGATTTGGCGAGCCGATGTCCATATATGAGGTCCATTTAGGCTCCTGGAAAAGAAACGAAATCTCGCCGAACGGATTTCCAACGTACAGGGAACTGGCAGAAGAGCTGGTGCCCTATGTGAAGGATCTCGGCTATACGCACATTGAGTTGCTTCCGGTATCGGAGCATCCGTACGACCCTTCATGGGGATATCAGACAACCGGATACTTTGCTCCGACCTCCCGCTTTGGTGAGCCGGAAGGCTTCATGCATTTTGTAGACACCTGCCATCAGGCCGGTATTGGCGTGATTATTGACTGGGTACCGGCCCATTTTGCCAAGGACGACCATGGCCTCCGTCTGTTTGACGGGACCGCCCTCTACGAGCACGCCGATCCCCGCCAGGGGGAACACCGCGACTGGGGGACACTGATATTCAATTTCGGCCGTACGGAAGTGATCAACTTCCTGATATCCAACGCAGTTTACTGGTGCGACAAATATCATATTGACGGTATGCGTGTCGATGCCGTCGCTTCCATGCTTTACCTCGACTATTCCCGTGAAAATGAAGAATGGGTGCCGAACAAGTTTGGTGGACGTGAGAATATCGAGGCGATCGATTTTCTGAAACGATTTAATGAAATTCTGAATGAGGAGTTTGAGGGAGTAGTGACCATGGCCGAGGAGTCTACTTCCTGGCCGATGGTTTCCCGGCCGACATATGCCGGCGGACTCGGGTTTGATTACAAGTGGAATATGGGGTGGATGAACGATACGCTGAAATACATGGCTATCGACCCGATTTTCCGCAAGTATCACCACAATCAGCTTACGTTTTCGATGATCTACGCTTTCACCGAGAATTTCCTGTTGCCTCTCTCGCACGACGAGGTGGTGCACATGAAGCGTTCACTGGTCTCGAAGATGCCCGGCGACGATTGGCAAAAGTTTGCCAACCTCCGGCTGCTTTATACCTACATGTACTGCCATCCCGGGAAGAAGCTGCTGTTTATGGGCTCCGAAATCGCCCAGTGGGCAGAGTGGAACAGTGAGAAGTCGCTTGATTGGGGGCTGCTGAACTACGAGCGCCACAAGGGAATTCAAACGCTTGTCCGCGACCTTAACAAGCTGTACCGGGAGCAAAAACCCCTGCATCAGATCGACTTTGACTGGAGCGGGTTCCAGTGGGTCGATTTCACCGATGCCGACAGTGGTATCATCGCTTATATCAGGAGAGGGGTAAATGATTACGATTCCGTTGTTTGCATATTCAACTTTACACCACAGGTTCACTACGATTATTCCATCGGGGTGCCAAGAGAGGGGAACTACCGGATACTATTTAACAGTGATTCCGAGTTCTATGGGGGAAGTAACTTCGGAAACACCGAGTTGGCTGCCGAGGCCGAAGAGTGTCACAATCAGCCAGCCCGCTTGAAAATCAACATCCCTCCCCTGGCAGGGGTAATCATAAAATCATTGTAA